Proteins encoded together in one Xiphophorus maculatus strain JP 163 A chromosome 13, X_maculatus-5.0-male, whole genome shotgun sequence window:
- the hdgf gene encoding hepatoma-derived growth factor, with product MPRSNRQKEYKPGDLVFAKMKGYPHWPARIDELPEGAVKSPSNKYQVFFFGTHETAFLGAKDLFPYEECKEKFGKTNKRKGFAEGLWEIENNPTVTHEDYGSAKNENSSDATGDIGGAEKANTEGNSDEEEGTLVIDEKNDRGGTKRKAEESTEESPKRPKITEEEGEKPNTEAKLNDVEGTKATAPSSQSESKPEGQEKAPAEAKLIAEKPVRDSA from the exons ATGCCGAGATCCAACAGGCAAAAGGAATACAAACCTGGAGACCTGGTGTTTGCTAAAATGAAGGGGTATCCACACTGGCCTGCGAGG ATTGATGAACTACCCGAAGGAGCTGTGAAGTCGCCCTCAAACAAGTACCAGGTGTTCTTCTTTGGGACACATGAGAC GGCTTTCCTGGGGGCCAAGGATCTTTTCCCATATGAGGAATGCAAGGAGAAATTTGGAAAGACCAACAAGAGGAAAGGCTTTGCTGAGGGACTCTGGGAAATTGAGAACAACCCCACTGTCACTCACGAAGACTACGGG TCGGCAAAGAATGAGAACTCATCGGATGCTACTGGAGACATAGGCGGCGCAGAGAAAGCCAACACCGAGGGCAACAGTGACGAAGAGGAGGGGACTCTGGTCATCGACGAGAAGAACGATAGGGGAGGGACTAAACGCAAAGCAGAGGAGTCCACAGAG GAATCTCCCAAGCGGCCAAAGATTACAGAGGAAGAAGGCGAAAAGCCCAATACAGAGGCCAAGCTTAATGATGTGGAAGGAACCAAGGCAACAGCGCCTTCCTCACAGAGCGAGTCGAAACCAGAAGGCCAGGAGAAAGCTCCAGCAGAGGCCAAGCTAATAGCAGAAAAG CCAGTAAGAGACAGCGCTTAA
- the mrpl24 gene encoding 39S ribosomal protein L24, mitochondrial, giving the protein MRLTALLSMAARVVVPKDYRYGTNRPWTEAAKRMNPPGKKRRKVFVEPIEAEDWTVLKGDMVEILAGKDKGKQGKVTQVFRRRNWVILDGLNTHFRYVGKAGDYPGTYIASEAPLLIRDVALIDPSDRKPTQIEWKYTEEGERVRVSSRTGRIIPKPVVERRDGIVPQQWKDGPKDTSPEDTLEKSYVPSLKTLEEEVMEKLGIQEHRRHQKSYWY; this is encoded by the exons ATGAGGCTGACCGCTCTCCTCTCGATGGCAGCCCGGGTTGTAGTGCCTAAAGATTACCGCTACGGTACCAATAGGCCCTGGACGGAGGCTGCTAAGAGGATGAATCCTCCgggaaagaagaggaggaaggtgTTCGTAGAGCCGATAGAGGCAGAAGACTGGACCGTACTGAAGGGGGACATG GTTGAGATTCTTGCTGGTAAAGATAAAGGCAAACAGGGAAAGGTGACGCAAGTCTTTAGGCGCAGAAACTGGGTCATCTTGGACGGACTGAACACG catttCAGGTATGTGGGGAAAGCCGGGGATTACCCTGGGACCTACATTGCCAGCGAGGCTCCTTTGCTGATCCGTGATGTCGCCCTCATTGACCCCTCAGACAG GAAGCCCACTCAGATTGAGTGGAAGTACACAGAAGAAGGCGAGAGGGTGAGAGTGTCCAGCAGGACGGGACGAATCATCCCCAAACCGGTGGTGGAGCGACGAGACGGCATCGTGCCTCAGCAGTGGAAAG ACGGGCCCAAAGACACCAGTCCTGAAGACACGCTTGAAAAATCGTACGTTCCATCTCTGAAAACCCTGGAAGAGGAGGTCATGGAGAAACTGGGTATTCAGGAGCACAGGAGGCACCAGAAGTCCTACTGGTACTGA
- the mrpl9 gene encoding 39S ribosomal protein L9, mitochondrial: MFSCGRFALQVLLRQPAVRSFSLTPAQHTVIVERWWQVPLSKEGSPPRLYPRRHRVYKLVEDTKHAPKEKMELILTQTVEKLGGRGDTVFVKKSIGRNRLLAQGLAVYPSPENKQMFAEELRLLREGQPEQRLQTRTGQLTVELLKRSKLKIIKTLSDDFQLTKEVVCRQFEKKLGIVVPPHALSLPFEPIKELGEYWCDITVNGMDTVRIPISLLPYEDQSAVHKKQLRAQRKLLAAERDSQADAEEDDAILTAVSEAQEAEHGKDSTTVQTQQGSTSPPTGNSDQK; encoded by the exons ATGTTTAGCTGCGGCCGGTTCGCCCTTCAGGTTCTGCTCAGACAGCCCGCGGTCAGGAGCTTCTCCCTGACTCCTGCTCAG CACACGGTTATAGTGGAGCGATGGTGGCAGGTCCCTTTGTCCAAAGAGGGCAGTCCGCCGAGGCTTTACCCCCGAAGACACAGAGTCTACAAGCTAGTCGAGGATACTAAACATGCTCCCAAGGAGAAGATGGAGCTCATTCTCACCCAAACTGTAGAAA AACTCGGTGGGAGAGGCGATACTGTATTTGTGAAGAAGTCCATCGGGCGAAATAGGCTGCTGGCCCAAGGCCTCGCCGTTTATCCATCACCGGAGAATAAACAGATGTTTGCTGAGGAGCTGAGA CTTCTGCGTGAGGGACAACCAGAACAGAGATTACAAACCAGAACAGGACAACTG acagtTGAGCTCCTTAAGCGATCCAAGCTAAAAATCATCAAAACGCTGTCTGACGACTTCCAGCTCACTAAAGAAGTCGTCTGCAGACAGTTTGAAAAGAAG CTGGGAATTGTTGTTCCGCCTCATGCGTTGAGTCTGCCGTTTGAGCCAATAAAGGAACTGGGAGAGTACTGGTGTGATATTACA GTTAATGGGATGGACACCGTTCGCATTCCCATCTCCCTGTTGCCGTACGAAGATCAGTCCGCGGTCCACAAGAAGCAGCTGCGGGCGCAACGGAAGCTGCTGGCGGCCGAACGCGACTCGCAGGCTGACGCCGAGGAGGACGACGCCATTTTAACGGCCGTTTCTGAAGCACAGGAAGCGGAACACGGTAAAGACTCAACAACCGTCCAAACCCAGCAGGGATCAACGTCACCGCCGACTGGAAACTCTGATCAAAAGTAA
- the prcc gene encoding proline-rich protein PRCC: MSLVAYGSSDESDSEETSTSAAAESKPSGGGLFSFLPAPKASGSAAGGKEAASRAKNSVAKESTGGFLSSLPKPKKRTEPVKIPVPQLQRRDSDSEEDEPVPKKLQPQSAGSGLSSILPKPKNLTVKETDRPLIPHTLTKRPDPKAPKPGAAASGLIGSSASPSAIKAAAKSAALQVAKQIAAEDQNNEEDISPQNYFSLEDDSQPLPDVVPIVDPEPAAPAEPCPYVATDEPGQSNAPLDFGGSHEGASAWDGQYDQYQQPMAGPEGFPEGYYDAPYYQNPNPESAEAEPPDNSTMFDDEGFMRLQGKRNRGKEEVKFLEIKGDDQLSGNQQWMTKSISEEKQTRQSYSKRRGEQPTGQQRRKHQITYLIHQAKEREIELKNNWAENRMTRRQTQAKYGF; encoded by the exons ATGTCTCTAGTCGCTTATGGTAGCAGTGATGAGAGTGACTCGGAGGAAACCTCGACCTCTGCCGCAGCTGAGAGTAAACCTAGCGGGGGAGGGCTCTTCTCTTTCCTGCCTGCGCCTAAAGCATCTGGATCTGCAGCTGGAGGGAAGGAGGCAGCATCCAGGGCAAAAAACTCTGTAGCAAAGGAAAGCACAGGAGGGTTCCTGTCCAGTCTGCCCAAACCCAAGAAACGAACAGAGCCTGTCAAGATCCCTGTGCCACAACTTCAGAGGCGGGAT tcaGACTCAGAAGAAGATGAGCCGGTCCCAAAGAAGCTGCAACCCCAG AGTGCCGGTTCAGGTCTGTCCTCCATTCTCCCCAAACCCAAAAACCTAACAGTGAAGGAGACGGACCGACCTTTGATCCCTCACACGCTCACTAAGCGTCCAGATCCCAAAGCACCCAAACCCGGAGCTGCTGCTTCGGGTCTGATCGGTTCCAGTGCGTCACCCTCCGCCATCAAAGCCGCGGCCAAGTCAGCGGCCCTGCAGGTGGCGAAGCAAATCGCAGCAGAAGACCAGAACAACGAGGAGGACATATCCCCTCAGAACTACTTTTCCCTGGAGGACGACTCCCAGCCTCTTCCCGACGTCGTCCCGATCGTGGATCCTGAGCCGGCGGCCCCCGCTGAGCCCTGTCCGTACGTGGCCACTGATGAGCCGGGACAGTCGAATGCACCTTTGGACTTTGGAGGGAGCCATGAGGGAGCGAGCGCATGGGACGGTCAATACGACCAGTATCAACAACCCATGGCCGGCCCAGAGGGGTTCCCCGAG ggtTACTATGACGCGCCGTACTATCAGAACCCTAACCCGGAGTCAGCAGAAGCCGAGCCGCCGGACAACTCTACCATGTTTGACGACGAAGGG TTCATGCGGCTGCAGGGGAAAAGAAACCGAGGCAAAGAGGAAGTGAAGTTTCTGGAAATCAAAGGAGACGACCAGCTGAGTGGGAACCAGCAGTGGATGACGAAGAGCATctctgaggaaaaacaaacccGCCAGTCGTACAGCAAG AGAAGAGGAGAACAGCCTACAGGGCAACAGAGGCGAAAGCATCAGATAACGTATCTCATTCACCAG GCGAAGGAACGTGAGATTGAGCTGAAGAACAACTGGGCAGAAAACAGGATGACCCGGCGTCAGACCCAGGCCAAATATGGCTTCTAG